A genomic window from Corynebacterium fournieri includes:
- the carA gene encoding glutamine-hydrolyzing carbamoyl-phosphate synthase small subunit produces MSNNRTPAVLVLADGTSYPGYAFGASGRTLGEAVFTTAMTGYQETLTDPSYHRQIVVATAPQIGNTGWNDEDSESHDDRIWAAGYVIRDLSRRVSSWRAQRSLEDEMKAQGIVGIYGVDTRSLVRHLRNNGSIAAGIFTGEEALEDVDKLRAQLNEPNSMAGADLAGEVTTSQPYTIPARDKKRFTVVAYDMGIKMATPEQFASRGIETVVVPADTPYDEIAQYNPDGVFISNGPGDPATADKMVEISRQVIEAGVPLFGICFGNQILGRALGLQTYKMKFGHRGVNVPVKNHLTGKIDITSQNHGFALQAPEGVGPGGKFDTDFGPAVITHTCLNDGVVEGVALENGMAYSVQYHPESAAGPHDANPLFDQFIDLMQQHRAQ; encoded by the coding sequence ATGAGCAACAACCGCACCCCCGCAGTTCTGGTCTTGGCGGACGGCACGTCGTACCCCGGCTACGCGTTCGGCGCGTCGGGCCGCACCCTCGGCGAGGCCGTATTCACCACGGCAATGACCGGCTACCAGGAGACGTTGACGGATCCGTCCTATCACCGCCAGATTGTGGTGGCCACCGCCCCGCAGATCGGCAACACCGGCTGGAACGACGAGGACAGCGAAAGCCACGACGACAGGATCTGGGCCGCAGGCTACGTTATCCGCGACCTGTCGCGCCGCGTGTCCAGCTGGCGGGCCCAGCGCAGCCTCGAAGACGAGATGAAGGCCCAGGGCATCGTCGGCATCTACGGTGTGGACACCCGCAGCCTGGTGCGCCACCTGCGCAACAACGGTTCGATCGCGGCCGGCATTTTCACGGGGGAGGAGGCACTGGAAGACGTCGACAAGCTGCGAGCTCAGCTCAACGAGCCGAACTCGATGGCAGGCGCGGACCTCGCAGGCGAGGTGACCACCAGCCAGCCCTACACCATCCCCGCGCGCGACAAGAAGCGCTTCACCGTGGTGGCCTACGACATGGGCATCAAGATGGCCACGCCGGAGCAGTTCGCCTCCCGCGGAATCGAGACCGTCGTGGTGCCGGCCGACACCCCGTACGACGAGATCGCGCAGTACAACCCCGACGGCGTGTTCATCTCCAACGGCCCCGGCGACCCCGCCACCGCCGACAAAATGGTGGAAATCTCCCGCCAGGTGATTGAGGCGGGCGTACCCCTGTTCGGCATCTGCTTCGGCAACCAGATCCTCGGCCGCGCGCTGGGGCTTCAGACCTACAAGATGAAGTTCGGCCACCGCGGCGTGAACGTACCGGTGAAAAACCACCTCACTGGAAAGATCGACATCACCAGCCAAAACCACGGATTCGCCCTTCAGGCGCCGGAGGGCGTCGGCCCGGGCGGCAAGTTCGACACCGACTTCGGCCCCGCGGTGATCACCCACACCTGCCTCAACGACGGCGTTGTGGAGGGCGTGGCGCTGGAAAACGGGATGGCCTACTCAGTGCAGTACCACCCTGAGTCCGCAGCGGGCCCGCACGACGCGAACCCCCTGTTCGACCAGTTCATCGACCTTATGCAGCAGCACCGGGCGCAGTAA
- a CDS encoding dihydroorotase encodes MTTLALNNVRPYGEDETNILIDVEDGVIDSMGENPFDDADEVVDCGGNVLLPGLVDMHVHLREPGREDTETIATGSDAAAKGGFTAVFTMANTNPVIDQPFLAEAVWDKGQVYGKCDVYPVGSITQGLKGEQLTEIGLMARSGVRMFSDDGKCVNDPQLMRRAIEYAKAHDVVLAQHAEDHRMTVGAAAHEGEQAARLGLRGWPRVAEESIVARDAIMTRDYGGRYHLCHASTEGTVELLRFAKSQGIEVTAEVTPHHLLLTDEKLASYDGLFRVNPPLRESRDAEALKQALLDGTVDVVATDHAPHGSEDKCVEFEHAKPGMLGLETSLAVVHRIFVESGLADWRFVAKVMSERPAEILRLADQGRPIAVGEPANLVLVDPQAPWTARGADMASKASNTPYEGIEFTARVAATWLRGKTTYMEKDS; translated from the coding sequence GTGACTACGCTCGCGCTCAACAACGTCCGGCCGTACGGCGAGGACGAGACCAACATTCTTATCGACGTCGAAGACGGCGTCATCGACTCCATGGGTGAAAACCCATTCGACGACGCCGACGAGGTTGTGGACTGCGGCGGCAACGTTTTGCTGCCGGGCCTGGTTGATATGCACGTGCACCTGCGCGAGCCGGGACGCGAGGACACCGAGACCATCGCCACCGGCTCCGACGCCGCTGCCAAAGGCGGGTTTACCGCGGTGTTTACGATGGCCAACACCAACCCGGTAATTGACCAGCCGTTTTTGGCTGAGGCGGTGTGGGATAAAGGCCAGGTGTACGGCAAGTGCGACGTCTACCCGGTCGGCTCCATCACCCAAGGCCTCAAGGGCGAACAGCTCACCGAGATCGGACTGATGGCGCGCAGCGGCGTGCGCATGTTCTCCGACGACGGCAAGTGCGTCAACGACCCGCAGCTGATGCGGCGCGCAATCGAGTACGCAAAGGCGCATGACGTGGTGCTTGCGCAGCACGCCGAGGACCACCGCATGACTGTCGGTGCCGCCGCACACGAAGGCGAGCAGGCCGCCCGCCTGGGGCTGCGCGGTTGGCCGCGTGTCGCTGAGGAATCCATCGTGGCGCGCGACGCGATCATGACCCGCGACTACGGCGGGCGCTACCACCTGTGCCACGCGTCGACGGAAGGCACAGTAGAGCTGCTGCGCTTTGCTAAGTCCCAGGGAATCGAGGTCACCGCCGAGGTCACCCCGCACCACCTCCTGCTCACCGACGAAAAGCTGGCGAGCTACGACGGCCTGTTCCGCGTCAACCCGCCGCTGCGCGAGTCACGCGACGCCGAGGCGCTCAAGCAGGCGCTTCTCGACGGCACCGTCGACGTGGTTGCCACCGACCACGCCCCGCACGGCTCCGAGGACAAATGCGTGGAGTTCGAGCACGCCAAGCCGGGCATGCTCGGGCTGGAAACCTCGCTGGCCGTGGTGCACCGCATCTTTGTGGAGAGCGGATTGGCGGATTGGCGCTTCGTGGCCAAGGTCATGAGTGAGCGTCCCGCCGAAATTCTGCGTCTTGCGGACCAGGGTCGCCCGATCGCTGTGGGCGAGCCGGCGAACCTGGTGCTCGTGGACCCGCAAGCCCCCTGGACCGCACGCGGTGCCGACATGGCGTCCAAGGCCTCCAACACCCCCTACGAAGGCATCGAATTCACCGCGCGCGTAGCTGCCACCTGGCTGCGCGGCAAGACCACTTACATGGAGAAGGATTCCTAA
- the rpoZ gene encoding DNA-directed RNA polymerase subunit omega, whose amino-acid sequence MSNTTKDLSEASSAEETQQESVYDTPEGITAPPIDELLTKVSSKYALVIFAAKRARQINSFYQNSEDGVFEFIGPLVSPEPGEKPLSIALREIEAGLLEHEEGQ is encoded by the coding sequence GTGAGCAACACAACCAAGGACCTGTCGGAAGCGTCCTCCGCTGAGGAGACGCAGCAGGAGAGCGTCTACGACACGCCGGAGGGCATTACTGCGCCCCCGATCGACGAGCTTTTGACCAAGGTGTCGTCGAAGTACGCGCTCGTCATCTTCGCCGCGAAGCGTGCCCGCCAGATCAACAGCTTCTACCAGAACTCCGAGGACGGCGTCTTCGAGTTCATTGGCCCCCTGGTCTCCCCGGAGCCGGGCGAGAAGCCGTTGTCTATCGCGCTGCGCGAGATTGAGGCTGGTCTACTCGAGCACGAGGAAGGCCAGTAA
- the pyrR gene encoding bifunctional pyr operon transcriptional regulator/uracil phosphoribosyltransferase PyrR, translating into MSGNERSTVELLNAQDVVRTVARIAHQIIEKTALDDAASPQIVLLGIPSGGVPLAQRIAEAVEEFSGVAIPVGSLDVTLYRDDLRNRPHRALRPTNVPVDIDGAVVILVDDVLYSGRTIRAALDSLRDIGRPSAIQLAVLVDRGHRELPIRADYVGKNIPTSKDEDVTVSLTPLDAEDRVALIRAD; encoded by the coding sequence ATGAGTGGAAACGAACGGTCGACCGTCGAGTTGTTGAACGCTCAGGACGTTGTCCGCACTGTTGCACGCATCGCGCACCAGATCATCGAGAAAACGGCACTGGACGACGCTGCCAGCCCGCAAATTGTGCTGCTGGGCATCCCCTCTGGAGGCGTGCCGCTGGCGCAGCGCATCGCTGAAGCCGTGGAGGAATTTTCCGGGGTGGCAATCCCCGTGGGCAGCTTGGACGTCACGCTCTACCGCGACGACTTGCGCAACCGGCCCCACCGCGCGCTGCGGCCCACCAACGTCCCGGTCGACATCGACGGGGCAGTGGTCATTCTGGTCGACGACGTGCTCTACTCCGGGCGCACCATCCGCGCCGCGTTGGACTCTCTGCGCGATATCGGCCGCCCCAGCGCAATCCAATTGGCGGTCCTGGTCGACCGTGGCCACCGCGAACTGCCCATCCGCGCGGACTACGTGGGCAAAAACATCCCCACCTCAAAGGACGAGGACGTCACGGTTTCGCTGACGCCGCTCGACGCCGAGGACCGCGTTGCCCTGATTCGGGCTGACTAG
- the pyrF gene encoding orotidine-5'-phosphate decarboxylase, with amino-acid sequence MAKQIFSNRLVEAGSEFGRVCVGIDPHAALLQQWGLADTVDGLRSFAEICVDAFAGHVAAVKPQVAFFERFGAAGFSVLEATLAALRERGTLVIADAKRGDIGSTMAGYASAWLAPGAPLEADALTLTPYLGVGSLAPAIELAAEHGKGVFVMAANSNPEAEALQTGLIDGRMLSQRMVDECAEYNQVDGVGHVGVVVGATVSTPPVLDRLNAPVLMPGVGAQGATMADAEAIAGEVGHLVFPSVSRAVLTAGPDVAELRKRVSDLGKQLKR; translated from the coding sequence ATGGCGAAGCAGATCTTCAGCAACCGGCTCGTTGAGGCGGGCAGCGAGTTCGGCCGGGTGTGCGTGGGCATTGACCCGCACGCCGCGCTGCTTCAGCAGTGGGGGCTTGCGGATACTGTGGACGGCCTCCGGTCGTTCGCGGAGATCTGTGTGGACGCGTTTGCCGGTCACGTCGCCGCAGTCAAGCCTCAAGTGGCGTTTTTCGAGCGCTTCGGCGCTGCGGGCTTTTCCGTGCTCGAAGCGACGCTGGCTGCGCTGCGTGAGCGCGGCACGCTGGTGATTGCAGACGCGAAGCGCGGCGACATCGGCTCCACCATGGCCGGATACGCGTCTGCCTGGTTGGCGCCTGGCGCGCCCTTGGAGGCCGATGCGCTCACGCTGACGCCGTACCTCGGTGTCGGTTCGCTCGCGCCTGCAATTGAGCTCGCGGCGGAGCACGGCAAGGGCGTGTTCGTCATGGCGGCGAACTCGAACCCGGAGGCAGAGGCGTTGCAGACAGGGCTTATCGACGGCCGGATGCTCTCGCAACGGATGGTCGACGAGTGCGCGGAGTACAACCAGGTCGACGGCGTTGGCCACGTCGGTGTGGTCGTCGGCGCCACCGTGAGCACCCCGCCGGTGCTGGACCGCCTCAACGCCCCGGTGCTCATGCCGGGCGTGGGTGCGCAGGGGGCCACGATGGCCGATGCGGAGGCGATTGCCGGCGAAGTTGGACACCTGGTTTTTCCGAGCGTATCGCGCGCAGTGTTGACGGCTGGACCGGACGTGGCTGAGCTGCGCAAACGAGTATCTGACCTGGGAAAACAGCTGAAACGCTAG
- the carB gene encoding carbamoyl-phosphate synthase large subunit, with protein sequence MKRTDINHVLVIGSGPIVIGQACEFDYSGTQACRVLKEEGLRVTLINSNPATIMTDPEFADHTYVEPIQPEYIDRILAREAEQGHPVDAILATLGGQTALNAAIQLDRQGILAKHGVELIGANIDAIERGEDRQKFKDIVEKIGGESARSRVCFNMDEVHETVAELGLPVVVRPSFTMGGLGSGLAFSMEDLERIAGDGLEASPEANVLIEESILGWKEFELELMRDGDDNVVVIASIENVDALGVHTGDSVTVAPALTLTDREYQTMRDQGIAIIREVGVDTGGCNIQFAVNPNDGRIITIEMNPRVSRSSALASKATGFPIAKIASKLAIGYTLDEITNDITGVTPAAFEPTLDYVIVKMPRFTFEKFPGSDVTLGTSMKAVGEAMGIGRNYIQGLNKVMRSMEDKPNGFWTKSDEYIAGERASDVNAVLEDLKVPTDKRLYDVELALRLGATVEQVYEASHIDPWFLAELEGLIEFRQELIDAPVLDATLLREAKTLGLSDLQIAALRPELAGEDGVRALRWSLGVHPVFKTVDTCAGEFEAQTPYLYSAYELDPNAESEVLTGAGEDAGKKEKVIILGSGPNRIGQGIEFDYSCVHAALELSRVGYETVMVNCNPETVSTDYDTADRLYFEPLTFEDVMEIYRAESETGTVAGVIVQLGGQTPLGLAQKLADAGVPVVGTTPEAIDLAEDRGEFGTVLENAQLPAPQYGTATSFVGAREVAARVGYPVLVRPSYVLGGRGMEIVYDENNLRDYIERATELSPDHPVLVDRFLDSAIEIDVDVLCDGEEVYLGGVMEHIEEAGIHSGDSACALPPMTLSPDDIDNVRRSAEALAHGIGVKGLMNVQFALKDDILYVIEANPRASRTVPFVSKATGVHLAKAAARVMMGSTIAQLRSEGLIPSGYDGGSLPLEHPIAVKEAVLPFTRFRRPDGALLDTILGPEMKSTGEVMGLAPSFGVAYAKAEAAAFGELPTEGTVFVSLANHDKRTLIFPIQRLSTMGFKVLATKGTAQMLRRNGIECEVVLKASEVRDGAEGKSIVDRILEGEIDMVLNTPAGSSGSRHDGYDIRAAAVIADVPIMTNVQGITAAVQGIEALRAKEITVTSLQELEHGKTADE encoded by the coding sequence ATGAAACGCACAGACATCAACCACGTCCTGGTCATCGGCTCCGGTCCAATCGTGATTGGGCAGGCCTGCGAGTTCGACTACTCCGGCACCCAGGCGTGCCGCGTGCTCAAGGAGGAAGGTCTGCGAGTCACGCTGATCAACTCCAACCCGGCGACGATCATGACCGACCCGGAGTTCGCGGATCACACCTACGTCGAGCCGATTCAGCCCGAATACATCGACCGCATTCTCGCCCGCGAGGCGGAGCAGGGCCACCCGGTGGACGCCATACTGGCCACGCTCGGCGGACAAACAGCTCTCAACGCGGCGATTCAGCTCGATCGCCAGGGCATCCTGGCTAAGCACGGCGTCGAGCTGATCGGCGCGAACATCGACGCCATCGAGCGCGGCGAAGACCGCCAGAAGTTCAAGGACATCGTGGAAAAGATCGGCGGCGAATCCGCCCGCTCTCGCGTGTGCTTCAACATGGACGAGGTCCACGAGACGGTCGCGGAGCTCGGTCTGCCGGTTGTGGTGCGCCCCTCCTTCACCATGGGCGGGCTGGGTTCCGGCCTCGCATTTTCCATGGAGGACCTCGAGCGCATCGCAGGCGACGGCCTCGAGGCCTCCCCGGAGGCGAACGTGCTCATCGAGGAGTCCATTCTGGGCTGGAAGGAGTTCGAGCTCGAGCTCATGCGCGACGGCGACGACAACGTCGTCGTCATCGCCTCCATCGAGAACGTGGACGCGCTTGGCGTGCACACCGGCGACTCTGTGACTGTGGCTCCGGCGCTGACGCTGACGGACCGCGAATACCAAACCATGCGCGACCAGGGCATCGCGATTATCCGCGAGGTCGGCGTTGACACCGGCGGCTGCAACATCCAGTTCGCGGTCAACCCCAACGACGGGCGCATCATCACTATCGAGATGAACCCGCGCGTGTCGCGTTCCTCCGCCCTCGCATCCAAGGCGACCGGTTTCCCGATTGCGAAGATCGCCTCGAAGCTGGCCATCGGCTACACCCTTGATGAGATCACCAACGACATCACTGGAGTGACCCCGGCAGCGTTCGAACCGACGCTCGACTACGTCATTGTGAAGATGCCGCGGTTTACGTTTGAGAAGTTCCCGGGCTCCGACGTCACTTTGGGCACGTCCATGAAGGCCGTCGGCGAGGCAATGGGCATCGGCCGCAACTACATCCAGGGCCTGAACAAGGTCATGCGCTCGATGGAGGACAAGCCGAACGGCTTTTGGACCAAGTCCGACGAGTACATCGCGGGCGAGCGCGCGAGCGACGTGAATGCGGTGCTCGAGGACCTGAAGGTCCCCACCGACAAGCGCCTGTACGACGTTGAGCTCGCGCTGCGCCTCGGCGCCACCGTGGAGCAGGTCTACGAGGCCAGCCACATCGACCCCTGGTTCCTCGCCGAGCTCGAGGGGCTCATCGAGTTCCGCCAGGAGCTTATCGACGCCCCCGTGCTGGACGCCACGCTTCTGCGCGAGGCGAAGACGCTGGGTCTTTCGGATCTGCAGATTGCGGCGCTGCGCCCGGAGCTCGCCGGCGAGGACGGGGTGCGTGCGCTGCGCTGGTCGCTCGGCGTGCACCCGGTGTTTAAGACGGTGGATACCTGCGCAGGTGAATTCGAGGCGCAGACGCCGTACCTGTACTCGGCGTACGAGCTGGACCCGAACGCGGAAAGCGAGGTGCTCACCGGCGCCGGCGAGGATGCGGGCAAGAAGGAAAAGGTGATCATCCTAGGCTCCGGCCCGAACCGCATCGGCCAGGGCATCGAGTTCGACTACTCCTGCGTGCACGCTGCACTTGAGCTGTCGCGCGTGGGCTACGAGACCGTCATGGTCAACTGCAACCCGGAGACCGTCTCCACCGACTACGACACCGCCGATCGCCTCTACTTCGAGCCGCTCACGTTCGAGGACGTGATGGAGATCTACCGCGCCGAGAGCGAGACCGGCACCGTTGCCGGCGTCATCGTCCAGCTCGGCGGCCAGACCCCGCTGGGGCTCGCGCAGAAGCTTGCCGACGCCGGCGTGCCGGTCGTGGGCACCACCCCGGAAGCGATCGACCTGGCGGAAGACCGCGGCGAGTTTGGCACGGTGCTTGAAAATGCGCAGCTGCCGGCACCGCAGTACGGCACCGCCACATCCTTCGTGGGCGCCCGCGAGGTCGCTGCCCGCGTCGGCTACCCGGTGCTGGTGCGCCCCTCCTACGTGCTGGGTGGGCGCGGCATGGAAATCGTCTACGACGAGAACAACCTGCGCGATTACATCGAGCGCGCCACTGAACTGTCGCCGGACCACCCGGTGCTGGTGGACCGGTTCTTGGACAGCGCCATCGAGATCGACGTGGACGTGCTCTGCGACGGCGAGGAGGTCTACCTCGGCGGTGTGATGGAGCACATCGAGGAAGCCGGCATCCACTCCGGCGACTCCGCGTGCGCGTTGCCGCCGATGACGCTGAGCCCCGACGACATCGACAACGTGCGCCGCTCCGCGGAGGCGCTCGCGCACGGCATCGGCGTGAAGGGTCTGATGAATGTCCAGTTCGCGCTCAAGGACGACATCCTGTACGTGATCGAGGCCAACCCGCGCGCCTCCCGCACCGTGCCGTTCGTGTCCAAGGCCACCGGCGTGCACCTGGCCAAGGCCGCCGCGCGTGTGATGATGGGCTCCACGATTGCCCAGCTGCGCAGCGAGGGCCTGATTCCCTCTGGCTACGACGGCGGTTCGCTGCCGCTGGAGCACCCGATCGCGGTGAAGGAAGCAGTGCTGCCGTTTACCCGCTTCCGCCGCCCGGACGGTGCGCTGCTGGACACCATCCTGGGCCCGGAGATGAAGTCCACCGGTGAGGTGATGGGCCTTGCGCCGTCCTTCGGCGTCGCGTACGCGAAGGCGGAAGCGGCGGCGTTCGGCGAGCTGCCCACGGAGGGTACCGTCTTTGTCTCCCTGGCCAACCATGACAAGCGCACGCTGATCTTCCCGATCCAGCGGTTGTCCACGATGGGGTTCAAGGTGTTGGCCACGAAGGGCACCGCCCAGATGCTGCGCCGCAACGGTATCGAGTGCGAAGTGGTGCTCAAGGCGTCCGAGGTCCGCGACGGCGCGGAAGGAAAGTCCATCGTCGACCGCATCTTGGAAGGCGAGATCGACATGGTGCTCAACACGCCGGCAGGTTCGTCCGGGTCGCGCCACGATGGCTACGACATCCGTGCCGCAGCGGTCATCGCCGATGTGCCGATCATGACCAATGTGCAAGGAATCACCGCTGCAGTCCAAGGCATCGAGGCTCTGCGCGCCAAGGAAATTACGGTGACGAGCCTGCAGGAACTCGAGCACGGCAAGACGGCGGACGAGTAA
- the gmk gene encoding guanylate kinase: protein MSEVAPRGRLVVLAGPSAVGKSTVVSRLRGAVPDLYFSVSMTTRAPRPGEVDGKDYFFVSPEQFQGRIDRGEMLEWADIHGGLQRSGTPAGPVNEALDAGRPVLVEVDLVGARNIKRLLPEANTVFLAPPSWDILVERLTGRGTETPEVIERRLTTAREELDAQGEFDVVVVNDDVDTAVASIADILQGTSSNNS from the coding sequence GTGTCCGAGGTGGCTCCCCGCGGTCGGCTGGTCGTGCTGGCCGGCCCGTCTGCGGTGGGTAAGTCGACGGTGGTCAGCCGCCTTCGCGGTGCGGTGCCGGACCTGTATTTCTCGGTGTCGATGACCACGCGCGCTCCGCGCCCGGGTGAGGTGGACGGCAAAGACTACTTCTTTGTCAGCCCCGAGCAATTCCAGGGCCGGATCGATCGTGGGGAGATGCTGGAGTGGGCCGACATTCACGGCGGCTTGCAGCGCTCCGGCACTCCGGCCGGCCCCGTCAATGAGGCTTTGGATGCCGGCCGCCCCGTGCTTGTCGAGGTCGACCTCGTAGGCGCGCGCAACATCAAGCGCCTGCTGCCGGAAGCGAACACCGTTTTTCTGGCTCCGCCGTCCTGGGACATCCTGGTCGAGCGCCTTACCGGTCGCGGCACTGAGACCCCCGAGGTGATTGAGCGTAGGCTCACCACCGCACGGGAGGAGCTCGATGCGCAGGGGGAGTTCGATGTTGTGGTGGTCAACGACGACGTGGACACCGCGGTGGCTTCTATCGCCGATATCCTCCAAGGCACATCTTCCAACAACAGTTAG
- the mihF gene encoding integration host factor, actinobacterial type, whose product MALPQLTDEQRKAALEKAAEARKARAELKASLKRGETTLQDVLNKADTDEIIGKTKVSALLEAMPKVGKVKAREIMEELEIAQTRRLRGLGDRQRRALLERFGYEEN is encoded by the coding sequence GTGGCACTTCCACAGTTGACCGATGAGCAGCGCAAGGCAGCCCTCGAGAAGGCAGCGGAGGCCCGCAAGGCCCGCGCCGAGCTGAAGGCTTCCCTCAAGCGCGGCGAGACCACGCTGCAGGACGTCCTGAACAAGGCTGACACCGACGAGATCATCGGCAAGACCAAGGTCTCCGCTCTCCTCGAGGCTATGCCGAAGGTTGGCAAGGTCAAGGCTCGCGAGATCATGGAGGAGCTGGAGATCGCCCAGACCCGTCGTCTGCGTGGTCTCGGCGACCGTCAGCGTCGCGCGCTGCTCGAGCGCTTCGGCTACGAAGAGAACTAA
- a CDS encoding aspartate carbamoyltransferase catalytic subunit, with amino-acid sequence MKHLIDIADLTRDEIVGLMDEADRFREALDGREIKKLPTLRGRTVMTLFYENSTRTRSSFETAGKWMSADVINLSASSSSVKKGESLKDTASALEAVGADAIIMRHPASGAAQLLRKWLPETSIINAGDGQHQHPTQALLDAVTMRQHIGDVAGKTVLIVGDILHSRVARSNVDLLHTLGAEVVLVAPPTLLPTGVEFWPARVAYDFDAEIEQADVVMMLRVQAERMQGGFFPSHREYATLYGLSKDRADRMKDSALIMHPGPMLRGMEINFDVADRDNAVVLGQVSNGVYTRMAVLFTLLSGSGESGNEEGASK; translated from the coding sequence ATGAAGCACCTCATCGACATTGCAGACCTCACCCGCGACGAGATCGTCGGCTTGATGGACGAGGCCGACCGGTTCCGCGAGGCGTTGGACGGCCGCGAAATCAAGAAGCTGCCCACCCTGCGCGGGCGCACGGTGATGACCCTGTTCTACGAAAACTCCACACGCACCCGCTCCTCCTTCGAAACGGCGGGCAAGTGGATGAGCGCAGACGTGATCAATCTGTCTGCGTCGTCGTCTTCGGTGAAAAAGGGCGAGTCGCTCAAAGACACCGCCTCCGCGCTCGAGGCCGTGGGCGCCGACGCAATTATCATGCGCCACCCGGCCTCCGGCGCGGCGCAGCTGCTGAGGAAGTGGCTGCCGGAGACGAGCATCATCAACGCCGGCGACGGCCAGCACCAGCACCCGACCCAGGCGTTGCTGGACGCGGTGACGATGCGCCAGCACATCGGCGACGTGGCTGGCAAGACCGTCCTCATCGTCGGCGACATCCTCCACTCGCGTGTGGCGCGGTCCAACGTGGACCTGCTGCACACGCTGGGCGCTGAAGTCGTGCTGGTGGCTCCGCCGACGCTTCTGCCCACCGGGGTGGAGTTCTGGCCGGCGCGCGTCGCCTACGACTTCGACGCCGAGATCGAACAGGCGGACGTGGTGATGATGCTGCGCGTGCAGGCCGAGCGCATGCAGGGCGGGTTCTTCCCGTCGCACCGCGAGTACGCCACCTTGTACGGCCTGAGCAAGGATCGCGCGGATCGCATGAAGGACTCCGCGCTGATCATGCACCCGGGCCCCATGCTGCGCGGCATGGAAATCAACTTCGACGTCGCGGACCGCGACAACGCCGTGGTGCTGGGCCAGGTGTCGAACGGCGTGTACACACGCATGGCCGTGCTGTTTACCCTGCTCTCCGGATCCGGTGAGAGCGGCAATGAGGAAGGAGCCTCCAAGTGA